GAACCTCTCGTCCGGAGGACTGCCCGCAGTGGTGCGAGGTGGAAACGGTGCCGATGAGGAGAGTGGCTCACAGACCGAGTCGGCCAGGGACGTCAGCAAAAGAGCGAGTGAGGATCAACCGGCTCGTCAAAAGGATCGCCCTGCGGCAGTGCTCAACAACGTTGAAAGATCTGTTGCTTGCAAGTCAAAAGCACAGAGCGCCAGAAAACATAAACGCAACACAAATCCCGCTGCTTCTATAGAGCGTACAGGTGATACTGCGAGATTGTTCGATGCTAATGGTAATTGCGGAGGCAATTTCGGTCAACCTCTTTTGGTTTCTGCCACAGCCTCGCCTATCCTTTCTCATGTTGCCCCGCCTGTTGCTAAAAATAAAGAGCGAAAACATACCGATAAAGAACTTCCAGACTGCAATTCTGTAAAACCCATCTCTGAATTCGCACCGTGTAAATATAACGATAATTCCATTGGAAATTTTGTAGGAGTGTACGCTTCTCAGAGAACAGAGGGAAATCCGCCTTGTGCTACAAAACTGACCAGTCATTGTAGGGGCTTGTCTTCGAAGACACGCCGGAGCAATGCAAAAGTACCGGAAGAACTCCTGACTAGTGGGGACGTGCAGGTGTCGCCTGCAGGTTCAGGAGAACGTATCCATCAGAACCAGGGAGAACTGGGTTGTTGGCCGCTTGCTGTGAGTGGGCAGCCAGTGGGTAACGGATGGCATCCTGAAAAGGATTCGCCTGAAAAACACGTGGCCCCTCTTAAAGGAACGAATGGACCTCCTCACGACATGTCCAAAGTCAATATTCATACAACTGTTCCGAAAGTAATTGATGCACCTCCGAACGTAAAGGATACGCCGGCAAGTTCAACCCAGACCTCAAACCACAGAGACTGGAGAAAGGAGGAACCCTTAGAAAATAAAGGACCATCTGAGGAATCTTCATTGGTTCCACTTAACTCAAAAGAGCATCAGTGGATAGTGCAAACGGCTGCAGGATTGTTTGAACAAGTGCGAGCCTTATTCTGTGATAACCCCAATCTGGCCATAAAAAAAGACTTTATTTCTGGATATACAGTCCTTCACTGGATAGCAAAGCATGGCAACCATCGTGAACTCACTAGATTCATTAGTTGTGCAAGAAAGTGTAAAGTTACTTTAAATGTGAACATTAGATCTAACTGTGGCTATACTCCTCTGCACATAGCCACTATGTATGGACAATTAAAAGTTATTCAATGCCTAGTTAACAAATACAACGCAAATCTTAATATAAGGGACCATAGTGGCAAAAAACCTTGGCAGTACCTGAATAGTGATTCTCCCAGAGACTGCTTCCAGCTGTTGGGTGCTCCTCAACATAAACTTGCAAAGCCTTCTCAAATAAGCAGCACATTCTCAGCTAACGACATCAGTCAGCAAAAATCATCTAATGCTGTTACTAGAAAATCATCATTTTCTGCTCTCATTAGATCCCCTCAACTAATACACAAATTTATGCACTTGCATTCTGATCATTTGAATTCAATACATGAGGAAGAAGAGAAAATGGACTGAGAAGAGCCAAATTTAAATGATTCAGTTTAAAAATGAGAATCTCCATGTGCAATATTTAACATTATGATTGCGTTTTAACAATCTAATCTAATTGAAAGCCTGTTGATACATAATTGGGTTTGAATTTTTGTTTCCTTTATCTTCATTGAGTTTAGAACATGCAACAATCATTTAAGAAATGCCTTTCACCATTGAATGGAATGTATGGAGGATTATGAAGTAGGGTTTTAAAttataaaattttatttttgaaacgATGTAAAAATCCCCCAGATTTCTGCCAAATCTGCTGACTGCATGGCTGGGTTGTGCTGGGATGCAATTGTACAGGTGCTAGGACCATTGCCAATCATCCTTTATCTACACACTTGATTGTAAATGTTGGTAATCTAATTTTGGAGGGCCTGAAAGCTGTTCTGTTCCAAAACTTGTGATCTGTGACATACTGACTAGGGAAAAATGGGGGAGGGTTTCCATTTACCCCTTTCTTAGCCATCTTCACTCTACCTTGACAGCCCAAGTTTCCCAGCAATCAACTTAATttgtggcaacacacacaaaatgctggtggaatgcagcaggccaggcagcatctatagagagaagcgctgtcgacgtttcgggcccagacccttcatcaggactgatttgTGGCAATTGTGTTTATACTTTCCCCTTTTTGAACGCTAGTAGTGTGTGGTTTG
The Hemitrygon akajei chromosome 13, sHemAka1.3, whole genome shotgun sequence genome window above contains:
- the LOC140738043 gene encoding ankyrin repeat domain-containing protein SOWAHB-like, translating into MAEAFSQEAVLDFLLRHGGKVQNVDLTAHFRSFLRDPEGQLENRERFKKFVNSLAVVKVEDGVKYIALKKRYAEFIPEEAPTPSEVLIEREKVKPKVAKSGLPRDSGQLSGQPSALGPELKHRERKTPKGSGRTRRTRQPPDYSAGENPDVSCGVVQARNLSSGGLPAVVRGGNGADEESGSQTESARDVSKRASEDQPARQKDRPAAVLNNVERSVACKSKAQSARKHKRNTNPAASIERTGDTARLFDANGNCGGNFGQPLLVSATASPILSHVAPPVAKNKERKHTDKELPDCNSVKPISEFAPCKYNDNSIGNFVGVYASQRTEGNPPCATKLTSHCRGLSSKTRRSNAKVPEELLTSGDVQVSPAGSGERIHQNQGELGCWPLAVSGQPVGNGWHPEKDSPEKHVAPLKGTNGPPHDMSKVNIHTTVPKVIDAPPNVKDTPASSTQTSNHRDWRKEEPLENKGPSEESSLVPLNSKEHQWIVQTAAGLFEQVRALFCDNPNLAIKKDFISGYTVLHWIAKHGNHRELTRFISCARKCKVTLNVNIRSNCGYTPLHIATMYGQLKVIQCLVNKYNANLNIRDHSGKKPWQYLNSDSPRDCFQLLGAPQHKLAKPSQISSTFSANDISQQKSSNAVTRKSSFSALIRSPQLIHKFMHLHSDHLNSIHEEEEKMD